A single window of Vigna unguiculata cultivar IT97K-499-35 chromosome 1, ASM411807v1, whole genome shotgun sequence DNA harbors:
- the LOC114184233 gene encoding DEAD-box ATP-dependent RNA helicase 37-like, with translation MPTSWADLAANSASENAGTSNSTAPTRPVYVPPHLRNRAASASTESTPAPPPPNANANNNAGSRWGAPRNGWGSRSGGWDRREVNPFGDQEDAAEEGATAFGEEQENTGINFDAYEDIPVETSGENVPPPVNTFAEIDLGEALNQNIRRCKYVKPTPVQRHAIPISLGGRDLMACAQTGSGKTAAFCFPIISGIMRGQGQPPQRPPRGARTVYPLALVLSPTRELSVQILEEARKFSYQTGVRVVVAYGGAPINQQLRELERGVDILVATPGRLVDLLERARVSLQMIKYLALDEADRMLDMGFEPQIRKIVEQMDMPPPGARQTMLFSATFPREIQRLASDFLSNYIFLAVGRVGSSTDLIVQRVEYVQESDKRSHLMDLLHAQRANGVQGKQALTLVFVETKKGADALEHWLCRNGFPATTIHGDRSQQERELALRSFKTGNTPILVATDVAARGLDIPHVAHVVNFDLPNDIDDYVHRIGRTGRAGKKGLATAFFNDNNASLARPLADLMQEANQEVPDWLSRYAARSSIGGGRNRRTGGNRFGGRDFRREGSFSRGGGSDYYSTGNNSGGYGNSGGYGGGYGPGVTSAWD, from the exons ATGCCAACATCGTGGGCTGATTTGGCTGCGAATTCCGCCTCTGAAAATGCGGGAACATCCAACTCCACAGCTCCGACGCGGCCCGTTTATGTGCCTCCGCATCTGAGGAACCGTGCAGCATCAGCATCAACAGAATCCACCCCTGCTCCGCCACCACCCAATGCGAATGCTAATAATAATGCCGGATCACGGTGGGGTGCGCCCAGAAACGGGTGGGGGAGCAGAAGCGGTGGTTGGGATCGGCGGGAAGTGAACCCCTTCGGAGATCAGGAGGATGCAGCTGAAGAGGGAGCAACAGCTTTTGGCGAGGAGCAGGAAAACACGGGAATTAATTTTGATGCTTACGAGGACATTCCCGTTGAGACGAGCGGTGAAAACGTGCCCCCACCTGTGAATACTTTTGCGGAGATTGACTTGGGCGAGGCTCTTAATCAGAACATTAGACGCTGCAAATATGTTAAACCAACGCCGGTCCAGCGGCATGCCATACCTATATCCCTTGGCGGACGGGATTTGATGGCTTGTGCACAGACTGGTTCCGGAAAGACTGCGGCATTCTGTTTCCCTATCATCAGTGGCATTATGAGAGGTCAAGGGCAGCCCCCCCAGCGGCCCCCTCGCGGTGCCCGTACAGTCTATCCACTTGCCCTTGTTCTGTCGCCGACTAGGGAGTTATCCGTGCAA ATACTTGAAGAGGCTAGGAAGTTTTCATATCAGACAGGGGTCAGGGTCGTTGTTGCCTATGGTGGAGCTCCTATAAACCAGCAG CTACGGGAACTTGAGAGAGGGGTGGATATTCTTGTTGCAACTCCAGGAAGATTGGTAGATTTGCTGGAGAGAGCTAGAGTTTCATTGCAGATGATCAAATATTTGGCCTTAGATGAGGCAGATAGGATGCTGGACATGGGTTTTGAACCACAAATAAGGAAGATTGTAGAACAAATGGACATGCCTCCACCAGGTGCCAGACAGACTATGTTGTTCAGTGCCACATTTCCAAGAGAGATACAG AGACTAGCCTCTGATTTcctttcaaattatatttttctggCCGTTGGAAGAGTGGGCTCAAGTACCGATTTGATTGTCCAAAGAGTTGAGTACGTTCAAGAGTCTGACAAGAGAAGTCACCTCATGGATCTTCTTCATGCGCAGAGGGCAAATGGTGTACAAGGAAAG CAAGCCTTGACTTTAGTTTTTGTGGAGACAAAGAAGGGAGCTGATGCTCTCGAGCATTGGTTGTGTCGTAATGGTTTTCCAGCAACTACTATTCACGGTGACAGGTCACAACAG GAAAGAGAATTGGCATTAAGATCATTTAAAACTGGCAACACCCCCATATTGGTTGCAACTGATGTGGCTGCACGCGGGCTTGACATTCCTCATGTTGCCCATGTGGTTAACTTTGACCTTCCTAATGATATTGATGATTATGTACACCGTATTGGAAGAACAGGGCGAGCAGGAAAGAAAGGCCTTGCAACTGCGTTCTTTAATGACAACAATGCATCACTAGCTAGGCCTTTAGCAGATCTGATGCAAGAAGCGAATCAAGAAGTACCTGATTGGCTCTCACGGTATGCTGCTCGCTCTTCTATTGGTGGTGGGCGGAACCGTCGAACAGGAGGAAACCGATTTGGTGGCCGTGACTTTCGAAGAGAAGGTTCTTTTAGTAGGGGTGGTGGTTCTGATTACTACAGTACAGGAAACAACAGTGGTGGATATGGCAATTCTGGTGGTTATGGTGGAGGATATGGTCCTGGGGTAACTAGTGCTTGGGACTGA
- the LOC114180861 gene encoding protein YLS3-like, producing MVSKSKRVRDATLFSFILVLLLVGFGNSDLSKDREECAEKLMGLASCVPYVGGEAKTPTIDCCSGLKVVLEKSKKCICILIKDRDDPNLGIKINATLAIQLPSACHAPANISHCVDLLHLAPNSPDAKVFEGLQKSAKTNGSTPVSSGSSSSAEENSGVSTKRWPVPHLLSSILPLLFLLV from the exons ATGGTTTCGAAAAGTAAAAGGGTGAGGGATGCAACactcttctccttcatcttgGTTTTACTGTTAGTTGGGTTTGGTAACTCAGATTTAAGCAAAGACAGAGAAGAGTGTGCAGAGAAACTCATGGGGCTGGCTAGTTGTGTTCCTTACGTTGGTGGTGAGGCGAAAACCCCAACCATAGACTGCTGCAGTGGCCTGAAAGTGGTCCTGGAGAAGAGCAAGAAGTGCATCTGCATCCTCATCAAAGATCGTGATGACCCCAATCTTggcatcaaaatcaatgccacTCTCGCCATTCAACTACCCTCTGCTTGCCACGCACCTGCTAATATATCTCACTGTGTAG ATCTTCTGCATTTAGCACCTAACTCTCCTGATGCTAAGGTGTTTGAGGGATTGCAAAAATCTGCCAAAACAAACGGTTCCACCCCAGTTTCCAGTGGATCAAGCTCAAGTGCTGAGGAAAACAGTGGTGTGTCTACAAAGAGGTGGCCGGTGCCACACCTGCTTTCCTCGATCTTACCACTTCTCTTCCTTCTTGTTTGA